In Choloepus didactylus isolate mChoDid1 chromosome 25 unlocalized genomic scaffold, mChoDid1.pri SUPER_25_unloc2, whole genome shotgun sequence, one genomic interval encodes:
- the RETN gene encoding resistin: MKALSLLLLLPVLGLLVSGKSLCPVDEAINQKIQEGISSQILGAVKDLHLNCQSVSARGDLVTCPAGFSVTGCTCGSACGSWDVRAETTCHCQCANIDWTGARCCRPQIA; the protein is encoded by the exons ATGAaggctctctcccttctcctcctcctccctgtcctGGGGCTGCTGGTGTCCGGCAAGTCATTGTGTCCTGTGGACGAAGCCATCAATCAGAAGATCCAGGAGGGCATCAGCTCCCAAA tTCTTGGTGCAGTTAAGGACCTTCATCTGAACTGCCAAAGCGTCAGCGCCAGGGGGGACTTGGTCACCTGTCCTGCAG GATTCTCGGTCACCGGCTGCACGTGTGGCTCAGCCTGTGGCTCGTGGGACGTACGCGCCGAGACCACATGCCACTGCCAGTGCGCAAACATAGACTGGACCGGCGCGCGCTGCTGTCGCCCACAGATTGCCTGA
- the MCEMP1 gene encoding mast cell-expressed membrane protein 1 isoform X1, translated as MQTAEFNKKQKGPAKNKGADDPDYENVILTFRNQGQPRGCHSSPKSQVPTQSTPSSDLAKIPHWFHRAITSLYILLAVIFIFCIILSALVLVKNSEMSQELLALKQELWNNSNLVRECQEEQKTGSGLLREDIQETKNFIKSNFREGNGKLEKLQAEVTQIKNSIEKIPETLEKKMNKQPMPQ; from the exons ATGCAGACGGCAGAATTCAACAAGAAACAAAAGGGCCCAGCCAAAAACAAAG GTGCAGATGACCCTGACTATGAGAATGTCATCTTGACCTTCAGAAACCAGGGCCAGCCAAGGGGCTGTCATTCATCACCCAAGAGTCAGG TCCCCACCCAGTCCACACCATCTTCAGACCTTGCCAAGATCCCACACTGGTTTCACAGAGCCATCACAAGCCTGTACATTCTTCTTGCTGTGATTTTTATCTTCTGCATCATTCTCTCAGCCTTGGTCCTGGTGAAGA ATTCCGAGATGTCCCAGGAGCTGCTGGCCTTGAAACAGGAGCTGTGGAACA ACTCCAACTTGGTGCGGGAATGTCAGGAGGAGCAGAAGACGGGCAGCGGACTTCTCCGGGAGGACATCCAGGAGACCAAGAACTTCATCAAGTCCAATTTCCGGGAAGGGAACGGGAAACTGGAGAAGCTTCAAGCAG AAGTGACTCAAATCAAGAATAGCATAGAgaaaatccctgagacactggaGAAGAAGATGAATAAGC AGCCCATGCCTCAATAA
- the MCEMP1 gene encoding mast cell-expressed membrane protein 1 isoform X2 has product MQTAEFNKKQKGPAKNKGADDPDYENVILTFRNQGQPRGCHSSPKSQVPTQSTPSSDLAKIPHWFHRAITSLYILLAVIFIFCIILSALVLVKNSEMSQELLALKQELWNNSNLVRECQEEQKTGSGLLREDIQETKNFIKSNFREGNGKLEKLQAEALSHLPPAPSYPRSDSNQE; this is encoded by the exons ATGCAGACGGCAGAATTCAACAAGAAACAAAAGGGCCCAGCCAAAAACAAAG GTGCAGATGACCCTGACTATGAGAATGTCATCTTGACCTTCAGAAACCAGGGCCAGCCAAGGGGCTGTCATTCATCACCCAAGAGTCAGG TCCCCACCCAGTCCACACCATCTTCAGACCTTGCCAAGATCCCACACTGGTTTCACAGAGCCATCACAAGCCTGTACATTCTTCTTGCTGTGATTTTTATCTTCTGCATCATTCTCTCAGCCTTGGTCCTGGTGAAGA ATTCCGAGATGTCCCAGGAGCTGCTGGCCTTGAAACAGGAGCTGTGGAACA ACTCCAACTTGGTGCGGGAATGTCAGGAGGAGCAGAAGACGGGCAGCGGACTTCTCCGGGAGGACATCCAGGAGACCAAGAACTTCATCAAGTCCAATTTCCGGGAAGGGAACGGGAAACTGGAGAAGCTTCAAGCAG AGGCTCTTTCCCAtcttcctcctgccccttcctACCCCAGAAGTGACTCAAATCAAGAATAG
- the TRAPPC5 gene encoding trafficking protein particle complex subunit 5 encodes MEARFTRGKSALLERALARPRTEVSLSAFALLFSELVQHCQSRVFSVAELQARLAALGRQVGARVLDALVAREKGARRETKVLGALLFVKGAVWKALFGKEADKLEQANDDARTFYIIEREPLINTYISVPKENSTLNCASFTAGIVEAVLTHSGFPAKVTAHWHKGTTLMIKFEEAVIARDRALEGR; translated from the coding sequence ATGGAGGCACGTTTTACGCGCGGGAAGTCTGCGCTGCTGGAGCGCGCTCTGGCGCGGCCGCGCACTGAGGTGAGCCTGAGCGCCTTCGCGTTGCTGTTCTCCGAGCTGGTGCAGCACTGCCAGAGCCGTGTCTTCTCGGTGGCCGAGCTGCAGGCGCGTCTAGCCGCGCTGGGCCGCCAGGTGGGTGCACGCGTGCTGGATGCCCTGGTGGCGCGTGAGAAGGGTGCCCGGCGCGAGACCAAGGTGCTGGGTGCGCTGCTCTTCGTCAAGGGCGCGGTGTGGAAGGCCCTCTTCGGCAAGGAGGCCGACAAGCTGGAGCAGGCCAACGATGATGCGCGCACCTTCTATATCATTGAGCGGGAGCCACTTATCAACACCTACATCTCTGTGCCCAAGGAGAACAGCACACTCAACTGCGCCAGCTTCACGGCGGGCATTGTGGAGGCGGTGCTCACACACAGCGGCTTCCCTGCCAAGGTCACAGCACACTGGCACAAGGGCACCACGCTCATGATCAAGTTCGAGGAGGCGGTCATTGCCCGAGACCGGGCCCTGGAGGGCCGCTGA